TAGACCAGCAGGTGGTAACGGTCGATCAGACCGGCGTCCGAGAGGGCGTGGTTGAGCGAGGCGCTGCCGTGGACGATGATCGGGCCGCCCTCGGTCTCCTTGAGGGCGGCGACCTCGTCGACCGAACGCAGGATCGTGGTCTCGCCCCAGTCGGAGACCAGGTCGGCGTCGGTGAGCGTGGTGGAGACGACGTACTTGGGCAGCGTCCGGTACCGCGCGAACTCCGGCATGTCCGGCCACACCGGACTGAAGGCCTGGTAGCTGACCCGGCCCAGGAGGACGGCGGTCGCCTCCTCCTGCTCCCGCCCCTTGATCTCGAAGGCCTCGGGCACGAACTCGACCTCCTTGAAGGTCCAGCCGGAGTTGCGGTAGCCCGGCTCGCCGCCGGGGGCCTCCACCACGCCGTCGAGGGAGATGAAGGCGGTGCTGATCAGGGTGCGCATAGGGGTTCCTTCGTCGTGGGTCACAGCGGTGCGGGTCAGCCGAGCAGGCCGGTCAGCCACTGCTGCCAGGCGCTCTCGGCCAGGTCCGGGTCGGTGCCCGGCGCGAAGAGGTGGTGGGAGCCGAGCACGACGCCCGGTCCCTGGTGGAAGGTGCAGATCGCGTCGGCGGCACGGATCTCGAAGCGTTCGTCGTCGGCCCAGACGACCTCGCCGTCCAGGACCGGCAGCTCTGCGGGGCCGCCGTGCGCGCGGGCGCCCG
This genomic interval from Streptacidiphilus rugosus AM-16 contains the following:
- a CDS encoding dihydrofolate reductase family protein, whose amino-acid sequence is MRTLISTAFISLDGVVEAPGGEPGYRNSGWTFKEVEFVPEAFEIKGREQEEATAVLLGRVSYQAFSPVWPDMPEFARYRTLPKYVVSTTLTDADLVSDWGETTILRSVDEVAALKETEGGPIIVHGSASLNHALSDAGLIDRYHLLVYPLLLGAGKRLFSTTDKDTQKLKLVEHETYSNGLQKNVFDVVR